One window of Micropterus dolomieu isolate WLL.071019.BEF.003 ecotype Adirondacks linkage group LG13, ASM2129224v1, whole genome shotgun sequence genomic DNA carries:
- the gnaz gene encoding guanine nucleotide-binding protein G(z) subunit alpha — protein sequence MGCRQSSEEKEAARRSRRIDRHLRSESQRQRREIKLLLLGTSNSGKSTIVKQMKIIHSGGFNLEACKEYKPLILYNAIDSLTRIIRALTTLKIDFHNPDRAYDAVQLFALTGPAESKGEITPELLGVMKRLWADSGVQECFQRSNEYHLEDNTAYYLNDLDRISAAEYIPTVEDILRSRDMTTGIVENKFTFKELTFKMVDVGGQRSERKKWIHCFEGVTAIIFCVELSGYDLKLYEDNQTSRMAESLRLFDSICNNNWFTNTSLILFLNKKDLLAEKIKRIPLTVCFPDYKGQNTYEEAAVYVQRQFEDLNRNKETKEIYSHFTCATDTSNIQFVFDAVTDVIIQNNLKYIGLC from the exons ATGGGATGCCGTCAGAGCTCGGAGGAGAAGGAAGCGGCGCGGCGCTCGCGGCGAATCGACCGCCACTTGCGCTCAGAAAGTCAGCGGCAGCGGCGTGAGATCAAGCTATTGTTGCTGGGTACCAGCAACTCGGGCAAGAGTACCATTGTCAAACAGATGAAGATCATCCACAGTGGAGGCTTCAACCTGGAGGCTTGCAAGGAGTACAAGCCCCTGATCCTGTACAATGCCATTGACTCACTCACCCGCATCATCCGAGCCCTCACCACCCTCAAGATCGACTTTCACAATCCCGATCGCGCTTACGATGCTGTGCAGCTCTTTGCCCTCACAGGGCCGGCGGAGAGCAAGGGGGAGATCACTCCAGAGTTACTGGGGGTCATGAAACGTCTGTGGGCTGACTCAGGGGTCCAGGAGTGCTTTCAACGATCCAATGAATACCACTTAGAGGACAACACTGCCTACTACCTGAATGACCTGGACCGCATTTCTGCAGCTGAGTACATCCCTACTGTAGAGGACATCCTACGATCACGGGACATGACAACCGGCATCGTGGAGAACAAGTTCACCTTCAAGGAGCTCACCTTCAAGATGGTAGATGTGGGTGGACAGCGTTCGGAGAGAAAGAAGTGGATCCACTGCTTTGAGGGCGTGACTGCAATCATTTTCTGTGTCGAGCTAAGTGGCTATGACCTCAAACTCTACGAGGACAACCAGACG AGCCGTATGGCCGAGAGCTTGCGCCTATTTGACTCCATCTGTAACAACAACTGGTTCACCAACACGTCGCTCATCCTCTTTCTCAACAAGAAGGACCTGTTGGCGGAGAAGATCAAACGCATTCCTCTGACAGTGTGCTTCCCTGACTACAAAGGTCAGAACACCTACGAGGAGGCAGCCGTCTATGTGCAACGGCAGTTTGAGGACCTCAACCGCAACAAGGAGACCAAGGAGATCTATTCGCACTTCACCTGTGCCACTGACACCAGCAACATCCAGTTTGTGTTCGACGCTGTCACGGACGTGATCATCCAGAACAATCTCAAGTACATTGGGCTTTGCTAG